The Arachis hypogaea cultivar Tifrunner chromosome 19, arahy.Tifrunner.gnm2.J5K5, whole genome shotgun sequence genome has a window encoding:
- the LOC112776505 gene encoding uncharacterized protein encodes MSSSKKMNPPDGEEEEEEPLSKAARAAEDLYHLRDTYFPLDPNDRTSKLHHHSDLALSLLDSIPPEQRKSSLQRATFEYLRGKILDVFPDYRKEAEDHLSKAVKLNPSLADAWLCLGNCIWKKGDLSAAKNCLSLALNKGPDKNILCQLSMLKRKMSQGAENQAELVEESIQHAKQAITLDVKDGNSWYNLGNACLTSFFVTGAWDHSKLLHSLKAYQNAEKDERMKSNPDLYFNSATVNRYLENYDRALSGFEAAALKDPGLNASEEVQKIVNLLDKVDNLLRGNLRAKRVASLASSLAAVNLNSSQKRVTIDLMSEGLNRNVAVDGKVLFFLRSECVAPLYYLLCDSNQICFVLTVYGLRNDVIKEGDQLTLLDPFFRDVDVSWKEKHYQFKSIRLDFYEQMLVNGKALTPQHAVRTSIYAQHKP; translated from the exons ATGAGCAGCAGCAAGAAGATGAACCCTCCAgacggagaagaagaagaagaagaaccactATCGAAAGCTGCAAGAGCTGCTGAAGATCTTTACCACCTCCGAGACACTTATTTTCCACTTGACCCTAACGACAGAACCTCCAAGCTCCACCACCATTCCGATCTCGCCCTCTCCCTCCTCGATTCCATTCCCCCAG aaCAAAGAAAATCGTCTCTGCAGCGTGCAACATTTGAGTATCTTAGAGGCAAGATATTGGATGTGTTCCCTGACTATAGGAAAGAAGCTGAGGATCATCTCTCTAAAGCT GTTAAGTTAAACCCGTCTCTTGCAGATGCTTGGCTATGTTTAGGTAACTGCATTTGGAAGAAAGGGGATTTATCTGCTGCAAAGAACTGCCTTAGTCTTGCATTAAACAAG GGTCCTGACAAAAATATTCTTTGTCAATTAtcaatgcttaaaagaaaaatgtctcAAG GTGCGGAGAATCAAGCTGAACTTGTTGAGGAAAGCATTCAACATGCCAAGCAAGCAATCACTTTGGATGTCAAGGATGGGAACTCTTGGT ATAATCTTGGAAATGCATGCCTTACAAGCTTTTTTGTCACTGGAGCTTGGGATCATAGCAAACTTTTACATTCCTTAAAAGCATATCAAAATGCC GAGAAAGATGAAAGAATGAAGTCCAATCCAGATTTATATTTTAACAGTGCTACC GTTAACAGATATCTAGAGAACTACGATAGGGCTCTTAGCGGATTTGAGGCTGCTGCTCTAAAGGATCCAGGACTCAATGCTTCAGAGGAAGTTCAGAAGATTGTCAATTTACTTGACAAGGTGGACAATCTTTTGAGG GGAAATTTACGAGCTAAGAGAGTGGCTTCTTTGGCATCATCATTGGCTGCTGTTAATT TGAACTCATCACAGAAGAGAGTTACCATAGACCTCATGTCAGAGGGTCTAAATAGAAACGTAGCAGTAGATGGGAAGGTGCTTTTCTTTCTTAGGAGTGAGTGTGTTGCTCCCCT ATACTATTTGCTTTGTGATTCGAATCAAATTTGCTTTGTTCTCACAGTTTATGGTTTACGGAACGATGTG ATTAAAGAAGGAGATCAGCTGACACTGCTTGACCCTTTCTTCCGTGATGTGGACGTGTCCTGGAAGGAAAAG CATTACCAGTTCAAATCTATACGCCTGGATTTCTATGAACAAATGCTTGTAAATGGAAAAGCTCTGACTCCTCAACATGCTGTCCGTACATCAATATATGCGCAACATAAACCCTGA
- the LOC112777665 gene encoding uncharacterized protein — translation MGNYISSCSFVPPLAKNAGKVTTVIFPAGEVKQFRDVVKAAELMMDHPNFFLTNSRSLHVNRRFSALSADHDLDLGNLYIFFPMRRLNSIVTPADVAALFLAANSPARRISAAPTARVQPVVPRLSLEGVDLLSSSGLSYSRSRKPVLETITEEPAINGAKSIWTHLTFRHRTLILQRK, via the coding sequence ATGGGAAATTACATATCATCATGCAGCTTCGTGCCTCCTTTGGCGAAGAACGCCGGCAAGGTAACCACGGTGATCTTCCCGGCCGGCGAAGTGAAGCAGTTCAGGGATGTTGTGAAGGCGGCGGAGCTCATGATGGACCACCCTAACTTCTTCTTGACCAATTCCCGCTCTCTCCACGTCAACCGCAGGTTCTCCGCTCTCTCTGCCGATCACGATCTGGATTTAGGGAACCTCTACATCTTCTTTCCCATGAGGAGGCTTAATTCTATCGTCACGCCGGCTGACGTCGCCGCTCTCTTCCTCGCCGCCAACTCTCCCGCCAGGCGCATATCCGCCGCACCAACTGCGCGCGTCCAGCCGGTAGTTCCAAGACTGAGTTTGGAAGGGGTGGATCTATTGTCGTCGTCAGGGTTGAGTTACAGTAGGTCGAGGAAGCCTGTGTTGGAGACTATAACTGAAGAACCCGCCATTAATGGAGCTAAAAGCATTTGGACACACCTCACATTCAGACACAGAACTCTCATcctacaaagaaaataa
- the LOC112777202 gene encoding uncharacterized protein → MKFLECPSLDRLNDFFGDLNLGERTIRGCLEAYTCKHAGTDKKLSISLENEMLELIEKSSSPDSPPPDDMLLTRSSRRTLIYLILTLYHMYPDYDFSAVKAHQFFTEESWDNFKLIFDTYMIEASKEWDETVGDVSLLDTLYMALDEVVKLGDCEIYGYVPDSEADPLVEKGAIWSFNFLFYNRKLKRIVTFRFSCFSNLVADGFLMDGVLNEGDDEIFADMDI, encoded by the exons ATGAAGTTCCTCGAGTGTCCTTCCTTGGATCG GCTTAACGATTTCTTTGGTGATTTGAATTTGGGAGAACGTACTATCAGAGGATGCCTTGAAGCTTATACTT GCAAACATGCTGGAACAGATAAAAAACTCTCGATCAGTTTGGAGAATGAG ATGCTTGAACTTATTGAGAAATCATCTAGCCCTGATTCTCCCCCGCCGGACGACATGTTATTAACCCGATCCAG CCGAAGGACATTGATTTACCTTATTCTTACCTTGTATCACATGTATCCGGACTATGACTTCAG TGCAGTCAAAGCTCACCAGTTTTTCACAGAGGAATCATGGGACAATTTTAAGCTTATCTTTGACACCTACATGATTGAAGCCTCAAAG GAATGGGATGAAACTGTTGGGGATGTTTCTCTCCTGGACACATTGTACATGGCTCTTGATGAG GTTGTGAAGTTAGGGGATTGCGAAATTTATGGTTATGTTCCTGACTCCGAAGCTGATCCGTTAGTGGAAAAAGGAGCAAT ATGGTCCTTTAATTTCCTCTTTTACAATAGAAAGCTAAAACGGATTGTGACTTTCCGTTTCAGTTGTTTTAG TAACTTGGTTGCTGATGGATTTCTTATGGATGGAGTACTCAACGAGGGTGATGATGAAATATTTGCTGACATGGATATATGA
- the LOC112777155 gene encoding uncharacterized protein, whose product MGGKGGGGGKGGGGSGGAKGGGGGGAKGGGGGGAKGGGGGAKGGGGGGAKGGSGGGGGGGGGGSMKAPGRGGAYISRETFEANPQGYFSNLHAAQKDN is encoded by the coding sequence ATGGGTGGCAAAGGAGGCGGTGGTGGCAAAGGAGGCGGTGGCAGCGGCGGTGCAAAAggcggcggtggtggtggtgcaaaaggcggtggtggtggtggtgcaaaAGGGGGTGGTGGCGGTGCAAaagggggtggtggtggtggcgcaAAAGGTggcagtggtggtggtggtggcggcggcgGCGGGGGAAGCATGAAGGCCCCTGGCAGAGGTGGAGCCTATATTTCAAGGGAAACTTTTGAGGCCAATCCTCAAGGTTACTTCAGTAATTTACATGCTGCCCAAAAGGATAACTAG